The segment CGATTGAAAGCGCGAACGAAGATGTGAAAGTGAGCGTTCGGGATGAAGGACCGGGAATTTCTGAGGAGGATCAAAAGAAACTTTTTAAAGGATTTCAAAAGTTAAGTGCCCGTCCAACAGGCGGCGAATCGAGTACCGGTTTGGGGCTGGCCATCGTAAAAAAAATGGTCGAAGCGCACGGGGGAACGCTTGATGTTGAAAGCCGGCTGGGAGTTGGGTCCACCTTTTCTTTCACAATTTCGAAAAACTTGATATGAACGCTGAAAGCAAAAAACATAAATTGTTGCTGGTGGATGATGAGGCCCATATCAGGACCTTGATAAAAACGCTTGCCCAATCTTTGGACTTTGAGGTGATTGCGGAGGCGGAAAATGGGCAGGAAGCCGTAGAACGGTTCCAGTCCGAATCTCCTGATATGACGATCCTCGATATAAATATGCCGGTTAAAACAGGAATTGAAGCCTTAAGAGAAATAAAAAAGATCGATCCCGGTGCGCTGGTGATCATGATGACGTCTCGTAATGATCTGGAAACCGTAACAACAGCCATCAAACTTGGCGCCCGCGGCTACATCCTTAAAGACAACCCGAATGATAAAATAAAATCCAGGATTGAAAAAGCCTGGCAGGAATTTGGTGTGAGTGAATGAGTTCAAAAAGGATCAAACCCAAAAAGGGATTCCTGATGTTGAAAGCCTGCGATTTTGGCAATCTTTTCTTTGATAATTTCTAACAATCTGAGGTAATCATGCAGAATAATAAACAAAAATTGTTGCTGGCAGATGATGATGCCCATATCAGGACCTTGATGAAAACGGTTATGCAGTCCTTGGGGTTTGAAGTGATTGTGGAGGCGGAAAACGGCCAGGAAGCCGTAGAACGGTTCCAGTACGAATCTCCTGACGTCACCCTCCTCGACATAAATATGCCTGTGAAAACTGGAATTGAAGCCCTTGCGGAGATTAAAAAGATAAACCCGGGTGCCTTTGTGATCATGTTGACGTCCCTTACGGACATAAATAGTATCGAACAATGCCTTGAACTCGGCGCCAGTAGTTATATTCGCAAGGATAACCCGGTCGTTGAAATTAAATCTCTGGTCCAGGAAGCTTGGCAGGACTTTGAAAACGCTGGGCGGTAGACCAATGAATAAAAAAATTGATCTCAATAAAATGTTGGAAGAAATAGAACTGGAGAAAGAGAAAGACAAAGGTGGGCTCATATCAGAAAAGTTATCTCAAAAAGAAATCAAGGAAAAGCTGAAGCAAAAAAATGAAGAAAGGAAAAAAATAAGTGCTTATCATTAAAAACGAATAGTTCTTAGAGATACGGATCGAAAAAGATCTCCTGAGCGAAGAGGACGTTTTTAAACTGAATAAGGTTTACAAGGGGGATTCATTTGCGATCTTTAAGCGTTTATGTAAAGGATTTCGCGGAGGCGGGGCCAACAAATCGGAACTGGGAAAAATTTGGGGGGATTCTATAGGAATTTCCTTTGTGGAGCTTGAAAAAACCCTTTTTCAAGCGGAAGTGGTTCAACAGCTCCCGGAAAACTTTGCCAGAGAAAATATAATCCTCCCCATTTATCAACTTGGGGATGTTGTCACTATGGCAACGGTAAATCCTAAAAATACGGCTATCCTGGCCAAAGCTGAGGCATTGATAAACAAAAAAGTCAGCCCCGTGTTTGCTTTGCAGGAGGAAATCGAGGATGCGATAGAAGTTCACTATCAATCCGCGGGGATTTTGCAAAATCTCACCAATGACCTTTTGAATAAAGATGGAATCAATGACTTCATAGAGTTCGGTCAGGAATTATCCAATGAACAATTGAAAGAAATCGCTGGAACCGAAGCTATCGTTCAGCTGGTTCGCAGTCTATTGCTTTTAGCGGTAAAGGAACGCGCGAGTGATATTCATTTGGAACCCTTTGAAACCCATGTTCAGGTGCGATTCCGCGTTGATGGATGTCTTCAGGTGAAACTGAACTTGGAAAAAGCGATTCACCTGCCTTTGATATCCAGGTTGAAAATTCTTGCTAAACTGGATATTACAGAAAGACGAAAACCCCAGGATGGAAGACTCAACCTTACCTTGGCCAATCGTTCGATTGACTTCAGGTTTTCCACCATTCCCACGATTCACGGGGAAAAAGTAGTCCTGCGGATATTGGGGCATGTCGTAGACCAACCCATTCCTGACCTTAAGGACCTGGGTTTTTCTTATGAAAATCTAAGTAAAGTGGAAGAACTGATTAAAACCCCCAACGGAGTTATTTTTGTTACCGGTCCAACGGGTTCAGGGAAAACCACAACTCTCTTTGCGGTCTTAAAACATTTAAACAGACCCGGTATCAACATCCTGACCATTGAAGACCCCGTGGAGTACAAAATGGCGGGGATCAATCAGGTTCAAGCCAATCCTCAAATCGGATTGGATTTTTCCACTGCCTTGAGGTCATTTTTGCGCCAGGATCCTGATGTGATTTTACTGGGGGAAGTCAGGGATGTTGAGACTGCAAAAATTGCTTCCCAGGCCGCTTTGACAGGTCATTTGGTTCTGACAACGATGCATACGAATAATTCGTTTCAAGCCGTGACCCGTCTCGTAGAAATCGGAGTGGAACCTTTTTTGGTGGCGCCCTCTGTTATTGGAGTCATGGCGCAAAGGTTGGTTCGGAAATTATGCGGCAGCTGTAAAGAAAAATATGCGTTGACTCCCGAAGAAATTGATAGGTATTTTATCTGGGATGGTGAAAAAGAAGTCCATTTTTATCGCGCCAAGGGCTGCCGGGAATGCAATCAAACAGGGTATAAAGGCCGCCTCGCTCTTCAAGAGATGTTTGTTCTGGATGAGAAAATGCGGGAATTGATCGCCAAGAATTCTTCCATACTTGATATTCAAAGATTGGCGATGGAAAGAGGGTTTAAGAATCTCCGGTATGATGGCATTAAAAAGATCCTCGAGGGTTTAACGGATATTGACGAAGTTGATCTGGTGACAGAAAGAAGGAATGAGCTTTTCGAATATTGACCTGTGAAAAGGATAAGTTCAACTTCCTGGAAATCCCGTTTTTCCACCTGAATCCGGATTGGACGGACCAGGGAAATTTCCCCGGCACCGATCAAATCAAACTTATTGCCTGCGGAATACCCCAATGCCCCAGGGATCGTTTCCCTGGGGCATTGGAACTCACTCAGGGCCTGGTGTTTGAAAAAGGGCTCCAAGATTGATACTGCCGTGACCCACCTGCGGATATCCCGGAGTGTTCGGGTCCCCTGGATTCAGGTTAGAAGCAGTGCTGTCGGGAGGAAACAGGATCAAAGTCTCCAGAAACTCTATGATCTCCTCCTGCTTTTTCTTGTTCAACCGCTTAAACCCGTTTCGGGATTGTAGAGCCTCCCCGCCGTGGCGCAGAATCACCTCTTTCAAATTGATGCTGCGGGCGTCATGACCGTAAGGAGCCGTGGAACCCACCCCCCAGAGCGGTTCGGTCATCATTTCTGTTTGTACGGTTCCATCGTAATTGATCTCGTGGAAATTGGGGCCCAGATCATGCCGTTTAAAATCGGTGAAAATATATTTCACAACGAAGGGTTCCTTTTTGGGCAATAACTGCGGCAGAGGCTGGCCATCGTCCACTTCTTCAATTAAGGTCCTGGCTTCTGCGAACAAGCGGTTGAACTCCGTGCTGCCAGGATCGAAACGGGTTTCCACATCCGCGATTCGTCGATCGGCGTTGATGGTCAGGTTTTGCTTATGGCATGTAAGGCAACCGACCCGTTTCATATGCTTTAATCCTTTTTTGGTCGACTTTGTTTGCTCAGCCAATCCAGGCTTAAAGTAGTTCAACAGATAAAACTCCAGAAAATCGACCAGAGCGGGATCAATTTCCTCAGTCACGCCATCCAGATCGCCGTCATCGGACCCCACATCAATGGGCGGAGCTTCAATGGTATCCAAAGATCCATCCAAAACCATTCCGGCGGGGGTGGTGCAAACGCCTCCATTAAAAGCGGTTAAGAGACAAGGGTCGGCGGCTTCCAACCCCATTTCCGCTTTTAGGGCGCCAACGATAAATTCGCGCATCGAAATCGTTCCCCCTTGCGCAAAAAACGGTCGAACGCGAAGATCCGGGTCTACACCTTGAACCTGGGATGTGTCGACGGAGCCATCAGGAAGCCCTGTGATCTTGCCATAGTAAATTCCTTTACTGATTAGCTTTCTTTGTGTCGCCTGGCCTGTATCCACGGAAGTGGCAATGGCTTCCGCCCGGAGAGCGCGAAGCTCT is part of the Nitrospinaceae bacterium genome and harbors:
- the cheY_2 gene encoding chemotaxis protein CheY; this translates as MNAESKKHKLLLVDDEAHIRTLIKTLAQSLDFEVIAEAENGQEAVERFQSESPDMTILDINMPVKTGIEALREIKKIDPGALVIMMTSRNDLETVTTAIKLGARGYILKDNPNDKIKSRIEKAWQEFGVSE
- a CDS encoding response regulator yields the protein MQNNKQKLLLADDDAHIRTLMKTVMQSLGFEVIVEAENGQEAVERFQYESPDVTLLDINMPVKTGIEALAEIKKINPGAFVIMLTSLTDINSIEQCLELGASSYIRKDNPVVEIKSLVQEAWQDFENAGR